In Juglans microcarpa x Juglans regia isolate MS1-56 chromosome 4S, Jm3101_v1.0, whole genome shotgun sequence, a single window of DNA contains:
- the LOC121263531 gene encoding protein PIN-LIKES 3-like isoform X1 yields MDDIEPGKKEVLLRSFSRLRGNLNMKLLHLFITASIPVLKLLLITGLGAYLARDSIDILGEDARKHLNTVVFYVFSPALVASYLAETITSKSMVKMWFMPINILITFIIGSILGWIVILVTRAPPHLRGLILGCCAAGNLGNILLIIIPSVCKEKGGPFGAPDVCQTDGMGYVSLSMAIGSIYLWSYVYNIIRIFSRRSTKGSEVREISISMPSKESSTSVLESCIEPLPSSSKDMIAEDNENHQCAVPCSRSVEKPEVVYSIKPVSVTDKVKQKISMMFRKTNLNAILAPSTIAAIVGFAIGLVPEIRKLMIGEGAPLRVIQDSVLLLGDGAIPAMTLIIGGNLVKGLQGRGIRKSLIIGIVVVRYIALPLTGIFIIKGAHQIGLVHSDPLYRFILLLQYVVPPAMNIGVITQLFGAGESECSVIMLWTYALASISLTLWSAVFMWLVA; encoded by the exons ATGGATGACATAGAGCCGGGGAAAAAGGAGGTTCTTTTGAG GTCGTTTTCAAGATTGCGAGGGAATCTCAACATGAAGCTTTTGCATCTCTTCATCACAGCATCAATTCCAGTCTTGAAACTACTCTTGATTACCGGACTTGGGGCTTATCTTGCTCGAGATAGTATCGATATTTTGGGGGAAGATGCTAGGAAGCATTTAAATACT GTTGTTTTCTATGTATTCAGTCCAGCCCTTGTAGCCTCCTACCTGGCCGAAACAATAACAAGCAAGAGCATGGTTAAGAT GTGGTTTATGCCAATCAATATCCTCATCACATTTATTATTGGCTCTATTCTTGGATGGATAGTTATCCTAGTTACAAGAGCTCCTCCACACCTGAGAGGCCTCATATTGGGTTGCTGCGCTGCAg GAAATTTAGGGAACATTCTGTTGATTATAATCCCGtctgtttgtaaagaaaaaggaGGGCCATTTGGAGCACCTGATGTCTGTCAAACAGATGGAATGGGTTATGTTTCACTTTCAATGGCG ATAGGAAGCATTTACTTGTGGTCTTACGTGTATAATATCATACGGATATTTTCAAGGAGAAGCACCAAAGGATCAGAAGTAAGAGAAATCTCTATCAGTATGCCTTCCAAAGAATCCTCCACATCAGTCCTAGAGAGTTGCATAGAGCCGCTACCTTCTTCCTCCAAGGATATGATAGCTGAGGACAATGAAAATCATCAATGTGCAGTTCCCTGCAGTAGATCTGTAGAGAAACCTGAGGTTGTCTACAGCATCAAACCG GTTTCAGTTACAGATAAAGTAAAGCAAAAAATATCAATGATGTTCAGAAAAACTAATCTGAACGCAATACTTGCCCCTTCAACTATTGCAGCG ATTGTTGGGTTTGCAATTGGACTCGTCCCCGAGATCCGAAAGTTAATGATCGGTGAAGGTGCTCCTCTTCGTGTTATCCAAGACTCCGTCCTCTTGTTGGG AGATGGAGCCATTCCAGCTATGACTCTGATAATCGGTGGAAACCTTGTCAAAG GTTTGCAAGGCCGAGGAATTCGAAAATCCCTTATCATTGGCATTGTAGTCGTTCGTTATATTGCTCTGCCTTTGACAGGGATTTTCATCATTAAAGGTGCCCATCAAATTGGTTTGGTGCACTCGGATCCATTGTACCGGTTCATTCTCTTGCTCCAGTATGTAGTTCCTCCTGCTATGAACATAG GAGTCATCACTCAACTGTTTGGAGCAGGAGAGAGTGAATGTTCTGTGATCATGTTGTGGACTTATGCCTTGGCTTCGATTTCACTTACTCTATGGTCAGCCGTCTTCATGTGGCTAGTGGCTTGA
- the LOC121263531 gene encoding protein PIN-LIKES 3-like isoform X4 encodes MKLLHLFITASIPVLKLLLITGLGAYLARDSIDILGEDARKHLNTVVFYVFSPALVASYLAETITSKSMVKMWFMPINILITFIIGSILGWIVILVTRAPPHLRGLILGCCAAGNLGNILLIIIPSVCKEKGGPFGAPDVCQTDGMGYVSLSMAIGSIYLWSYVYNIIRIFSRRSTKGSEVREISISMPSKESSTSVLESCIEPLPSSSKDMIAEDNENHQCAVPCSRSVEKPEVVYSIKPVSVTDKVKQKISMMFRKTNLNAILAPSTIAAIVGFAIGLVPEIRKLMIGEGAPLRVIQDSVLLLGDGAIPAMTLIIGGNLVKGLQGRGIRKSLIIGIVVVRYIALPLTGIFIIKGAHQIGLVHSDPLYRFILLLQYVVPPAMNIGVITQLFGAGESECSVIMLWTYALASISLTLWSAVFMWLVA; translated from the exons ATGAAGCTTTTGCATCTCTTCATCACAGCATCAATTCCAGTCTTGAAACTACTCTTGATTACCGGACTTGGGGCTTATCTTGCTCGAGATAGTATCGATATTTTGGGGGAAGATGCTAGGAAGCATTTAAATACT GTTGTTTTCTATGTATTCAGTCCAGCCCTTGTAGCCTCCTACCTGGCCGAAACAATAACAAGCAAGAGCATGGTTAAGAT GTGGTTTATGCCAATCAATATCCTCATCACATTTATTATTGGCTCTATTCTTGGATGGATAGTTATCCTAGTTACAAGAGCTCCTCCACACCTGAGAGGCCTCATATTGGGTTGCTGCGCTGCAg GAAATTTAGGGAACATTCTGTTGATTATAATCCCGtctgtttgtaaagaaaaaggaGGGCCATTTGGAGCACCTGATGTCTGTCAAACAGATGGAATGGGTTATGTTTCACTTTCAATGGCG ATAGGAAGCATTTACTTGTGGTCTTACGTGTATAATATCATACGGATATTTTCAAGGAGAAGCACCAAAGGATCAGAAGTAAGAGAAATCTCTATCAGTATGCCTTCCAAAGAATCCTCCACATCAGTCCTAGAGAGTTGCATAGAGCCGCTACCTTCTTCCTCCAAGGATATGATAGCTGAGGACAATGAAAATCATCAATGTGCAGTTCCCTGCAGTAGATCTGTAGAGAAACCTGAGGTTGTCTACAGCATCAAACCG GTTTCAGTTACAGATAAAGTAAAGCAAAAAATATCAATGATGTTCAGAAAAACTAATCTGAACGCAATACTTGCCCCTTCAACTATTGCAGCG ATTGTTGGGTTTGCAATTGGACTCGTCCCCGAGATCCGAAAGTTAATGATCGGTGAAGGTGCTCCTCTTCGTGTTATCCAAGACTCCGTCCTCTTGTTGGG AGATGGAGCCATTCCAGCTATGACTCTGATAATCGGTGGAAACCTTGTCAAAG GTTTGCAAGGCCGAGGAATTCGAAAATCCCTTATCATTGGCATTGTAGTCGTTCGTTATATTGCTCTGCCTTTGACAGGGATTTTCATCATTAAAGGTGCCCATCAAATTGGTTTGGTGCACTCGGATCCATTGTACCGGTTCATTCTCTTGCTCCAGTATGTAGTTCCTCCTGCTATGAACATAG GAGTCATCACTCAACTGTTTGGAGCAGGAGAGAGTGAATGTTCTGTGATCATGTTGTGGACTTATGCCTTGGCTTCGATTTCACTTACTCTATGGTCAGCCGTCTTCATGTGGCTAGTGGCTTGA
- the LOC121263531 gene encoding protein PIN-LIKES 3-like isoform X2 yields MDDIEPGKKEVLLRSFSRLRGNLNMKLLHLFITASIPVLKLLLITGLGAYLARDSIDILGEDARKHLNTVVFYVFSPALVASYLAETITSKSMVKMWFMPINILITFIIGSILGWIVILVTRAPPHLRGLILGCCAAGNLGNILLIIIPSVCKEKGGPFGAPDVCQTDGMGYVSLSMAIGSIYLWSYVYNIIRIFSRRSTKGSEVREISISMPSKESSTSVLESCIEPLPSSSKDMIAEDNENHQCAVPCSRSVEKPEVSVTDKVKQKISMMFRKTNLNAILAPSTIAAIVGFAIGLVPEIRKLMIGEGAPLRVIQDSVLLLGDGAIPAMTLIIGGNLVKGLQGRGIRKSLIIGIVVVRYIALPLTGIFIIKGAHQIGLVHSDPLYRFILLLQYVVPPAMNIGVITQLFGAGESECSVIMLWTYALASISLTLWSAVFMWLVA; encoded by the exons ATGGATGACATAGAGCCGGGGAAAAAGGAGGTTCTTTTGAG GTCGTTTTCAAGATTGCGAGGGAATCTCAACATGAAGCTTTTGCATCTCTTCATCACAGCATCAATTCCAGTCTTGAAACTACTCTTGATTACCGGACTTGGGGCTTATCTTGCTCGAGATAGTATCGATATTTTGGGGGAAGATGCTAGGAAGCATTTAAATACT GTTGTTTTCTATGTATTCAGTCCAGCCCTTGTAGCCTCCTACCTGGCCGAAACAATAACAAGCAAGAGCATGGTTAAGAT GTGGTTTATGCCAATCAATATCCTCATCACATTTATTATTGGCTCTATTCTTGGATGGATAGTTATCCTAGTTACAAGAGCTCCTCCACACCTGAGAGGCCTCATATTGGGTTGCTGCGCTGCAg GAAATTTAGGGAACATTCTGTTGATTATAATCCCGtctgtttgtaaagaaaaaggaGGGCCATTTGGAGCACCTGATGTCTGTCAAACAGATGGAATGGGTTATGTTTCACTTTCAATGGCG ATAGGAAGCATTTACTTGTGGTCTTACGTGTATAATATCATACGGATATTTTCAAGGAGAAGCACCAAAGGATCAGAAGTAAGAGAAATCTCTATCAGTATGCCTTCCAAAGAATCCTCCACATCAGTCCTAGAGAGTTGCATAGAGCCGCTACCTTCTTCCTCCAAGGATATGATAGCTGAGGACAATGAAAATCATCAATGTGCAGTTCCCTGCAGTAGATCTGTAGAGAAACCTGAG GTTTCAGTTACAGATAAAGTAAAGCAAAAAATATCAATGATGTTCAGAAAAACTAATCTGAACGCAATACTTGCCCCTTCAACTATTGCAGCG ATTGTTGGGTTTGCAATTGGACTCGTCCCCGAGATCCGAAAGTTAATGATCGGTGAAGGTGCTCCTCTTCGTGTTATCCAAGACTCCGTCCTCTTGTTGGG AGATGGAGCCATTCCAGCTATGACTCTGATAATCGGTGGAAACCTTGTCAAAG GTTTGCAAGGCCGAGGAATTCGAAAATCCCTTATCATTGGCATTGTAGTCGTTCGTTATATTGCTCTGCCTTTGACAGGGATTTTCATCATTAAAGGTGCCCATCAAATTGGTTTGGTGCACTCGGATCCATTGTACCGGTTCATTCTCTTGCTCCAGTATGTAGTTCCTCCTGCTATGAACATAG GAGTCATCACTCAACTGTTTGGAGCAGGAGAGAGTGAATGTTCTGTGATCATGTTGTGGACTTATGCCTTGGCTTCGATTTCACTTACTCTATGGTCAGCCGTCTTCATGTGGCTAGTGGCTTGA
- the LOC121263531 gene encoding protein PIN-LIKES 3-like isoform X3, with product MSFSRLRGNLNMKLLHLFITASIPVLKLLLITGLGAYLARDSIDILGEDARKHLNTVVFYVFSPALVASYLAETITSKSMVKMWFMPINILITFIIGSILGWIVILVTRAPPHLRGLILGCCAAGNLGNILLIIIPSVCKEKGGPFGAPDVCQTDGMGYVSLSMAIGSIYLWSYVYNIIRIFSRRSTKGSEVREISISMPSKESSTSVLESCIEPLPSSSKDMIAEDNENHQCAVPCSRSVEKPEVVYSIKPVSVTDKVKQKISMMFRKTNLNAILAPSTIAAIVGFAIGLVPEIRKLMIGEGAPLRVIQDSVLLLGDGAIPAMTLIIGGNLVKGLQGRGIRKSLIIGIVVVRYIALPLTGIFIIKGAHQIGLVHSDPLYRFILLLQYVVPPAMNIGVITQLFGAGESECSVIMLWTYALASISLTLWSAVFMWLVA from the exons at GTCGTTTTCAAGATTGCGAGGGAATCTCAACATGAAGCTTTTGCATCTCTTCATCACAGCATCAATTCCAGTCTTGAAACTACTCTTGATTACCGGACTTGGGGCTTATCTTGCTCGAGATAGTATCGATATTTTGGGGGAAGATGCTAGGAAGCATTTAAATACT GTTGTTTTCTATGTATTCAGTCCAGCCCTTGTAGCCTCCTACCTGGCCGAAACAATAACAAGCAAGAGCATGGTTAAGAT GTGGTTTATGCCAATCAATATCCTCATCACATTTATTATTGGCTCTATTCTTGGATGGATAGTTATCCTAGTTACAAGAGCTCCTCCACACCTGAGAGGCCTCATATTGGGTTGCTGCGCTGCAg GAAATTTAGGGAACATTCTGTTGATTATAATCCCGtctgtttgtaaagaaaaaggaGGGCCATTTGGAGCACCTGATGTCTGTCAAACAGATGGAATGGGTTATGTTTCACTTTCAATGGCG ATAGGAAGCATTTACTTGTGGTCTTACGTGTATAATATCATACGGATATTTTCAAGGAGAAGCACCAAAGGATCAGAAGTAAGAGAAATCTCTATCAGTATGCCTTCCAAAGAATCCTCCACATCAGTCCTAGAGAGTTGCATAGAGCCGCTACCTTCTTCCTCCAAGGATATGATAGCTGAGGACAATGAAAATCATCAATGTGCAGTTCCCTGCAGTAGATCTGTAGAGAAACCTGAGGTTGTCTACAGCATCAAACCG GTTTCAGTTACAGATAAAGTAAAGCAAAAAATATCAATGATGTTCAGAAAAACTAATCTGAACGCAATACTTGCCCCTTCAACTATTGCAGCG ATTGTTGGGTTTGCAATTGGACTCGTCCCCGAGATCCGAAAGTTAATGATCGGTGAAGGTGCTCCTCTTCGTGTTATCCAAGACTCCGTCCTCTTGTTGGG AGATGGAGCCATTCCAGCTATGACTCTGATAATCGGTGGAAACCTTGTCAAAG GTTTGCAAGGCCGAGGAATTCGAAAATCCCTTATCATTGGCATTGTAGTCGTTCGTTATATTGCTCTGCCTTTGACAGGGATTTTCATCATTAAAGGTGCCCATCAAATTGGTTTGGTGCACTCGGATCCATTGTACCGGTTCATTCTCTTGCTCCAGTATGTAGTTCCTCCTGCTATGAACATAG GAGTCATCACTCAACTGTTTGGAGCAGGAGAGAGTGAATGTTCTGTGATCATGTTGTGGACTTATGCCTTGGCTTCGATTTCACTTACTCTATGGTCAGCCGTCTTCATGTGGCTAGTGGCTTGA